The proteins below come from a single Myxococcales bacterium genomic window:
- a CDS encoding NADH:flavin oxidoreductase/NADH oxidase family protein, with amino-acid sequence MIDRRALGEPGNVVVEDDRDLEALRAWATAGTACGAHLWMQLNHPGKQSPAFLSKETVAPSAVPFGPAFAAAFRTPRALTEAEIQDLITRFGATAAIAKQAGFTGVQIHGAHGYLVSQFLSPHHNRRDDRWGGSLENRARFVLAVYREIRAQVGPAFPVAIKINSADFQKGGFSEEDSLQVITWLAEAGVDLVEVSGGTYEAPAMTGAQRPSTAEREGYFLTFVEALRAKVDVPLAVTGGFRTASGMAAPIRSGAVDLVGLARSLCVEPELPRRALGGEAVESQARKLSTGVRALDRIAALDVTWYENQLALLGAGKPPNPRLGAVRSMLTSFCKQGTQAFKMRRPSGRS; translated from the coding sequence ATGATCGACCGCCGCGCGCTCGGCGAGCCCGGCAACGTGGTCGTGGAGGACGATCGCGATCTCGAGGCGCTCCGCGCGTGGGCCACCGCCGGCACGGCCTGTGGCGCTCACTTGTGGATGCAGCTGAACCACCCCGGCAAACAGTCGCCCGCGTTCCTGTCGAAAGAGACCGTCGCGCCCTCGGCCGTGCCGTTCGGCCCCGCGTTCGCGGCCGCCTTCCGCACGCCCCGCGCCCTCACCGAGGCCGAGATCCAGGACCTCATCACGCGCTTCGGCGCCACGGCGGCCATCGCCAAGCAGGCCGGCTTCACCGGCGTGCAGATCCACGGCGCCCACGGGTATCTCGTGAGCCAGTTCTTGTCGCCGCACCACAACCGGCGCGACGACCGCTGGGGCGGCTCGCTGGAGAACCGCGCCCGCTTCGTGCTGGCGGTGTACCGGGAGATCCGCGCCCAGGTGGGGCCCGCGTTCCCGGTCGCCATCAAGATAAACTCCGCCGACTTCCAGAAGGGCGGCTTCTCGGAGGAGGACTCGCTCCAGGTGATCACCTGGCTCGCGGAGGCGGGCGTGGACCTCGTCGAGGTGTCGGGTGGCACCTACGAGGCGCCCGCGATGACCGGGGCGCAGCGACCGAGCACGGCGGAGCGTGAGGGGTATTTCCTCACGTTCGTCGAGGCGCTCCGCGCGAAGGTGGACGTACCGCTCGCGGTGACCGGCGGCTTCCGCACCGCGAGCGGCATGGCGGCCCCCATCCGGAGCGGCGCGGTCGACCTCGTCGGGCTCGCGCGCTCGCTCTGCGTGGAGCCGGAGCTCCCCCGGCGCGCGCTCGGGGGCGAGGCGGTGGAGAGCCAAGCGCGCAAGCTCAGCACGGGCGTCCGGGCGCTGGACCGGATCGCCGCGCTCGACGTGACCTGGTACGAGAACCAGCTCGCGCTGCTCGGCGCGGGCAAGCCCCCGAACCCGCGGCTCGGCGCCGTGCGTTCGATGCTCACCTCGTTCTGCAAGCAGGGGACTCAGGCGTTCAAAATGCGGCGCCCCAGCGGCCGCTCGTGA
- a CDS encoding crotonase/enoyl-CoA hydratase family protein, whose translation MSFEGKALRVVREGAVAEVVLLGPGKGNAMGPDFWAECPEVFNRLSKDDEVRAVVLYGQGEHFTFGLDLKGMMPTLMPHLAPPNLAKQRTGLYELVLDLQRSFDAVEACKKPVICCLHGHAIGGGLDLATACDVRLASADAKISVREVRVAMVADLGSLQRLPRIVGQGVTRELAYTGKDIDAARALRVGLVNDVLPDKASLLESARAMARQIADNSPLVVSGIKEVLDFGERSHVRDRERFVAVWNAAFLASNDLAEAMAAFMERRAPVFKGD comes from the coding sequence ATGAGCTTCGAAGGAAAGGCGCTCCGCGTGGTGCGCGAAGGCGCGGTCGCCGAGGTCGTGCTGCTCGGACCCGGCAAGGGGAACGCGATGGGCCCCGACTTCTGGGCCGAGTGCCCCGAGGTGTTCAACCGGCTCTCGAAGGACGACGAGGTGCGCGCGGTCGTGCTCTATGGCCAGGGCGAGCACTTCACGTTCGGGCTCGACCTCAAGGGCATGATGCCCACGCTCATGCCCCACCTCGCGCCGCCCAACCTCGCGAAGCAGCGGACGGGCCTCTACGAGCTGGTGCTCGATCTGCAGCGCTCGTTCGACGCGGTGGAGGCGTGCAAGAAGCCCGTGATTTGCTGCTTGCACGGCCACGCCATCGGCGGCGGTCTCGACCTCGCCACGGCGTGCGACGTACGCCTCGCGAGCGCCGACGCGAAGATCTCGGTGCGCGAGGTGCGCGTCGCCATGGTGGCCGATCTGGGGAGCCTCCAGCGGCTCCCGCGGATCGTGGGGCAGGGGGTCACCCGGGAGCTCGCCTACACCGGCAAAGACATCGACGCGGCCCGCGCCCTCCGCGTGGGCCTCGTGAACGACGTGCTCCCCGACAAGGCGAGCCTGCTCGAGAGCGCTCGCGCGATGGCGCGCCAGATCGCAGACAACTCGCCGCTCGTCGTCTCGGGCATCAAGGAGGTGCTCGACTTCGGCGAGCGCTCCCACGTGCGCGACCGCGAGCGCTTCGTCGCCGTGTGGAACGCGGCCTTCCTCGCCTCGAACGACCTGGCGGAGGCGATGGCCGCGTTCATGGAGCGCCGCGCGCCCGTCTTCAAGGGCGATTAG
- a CDS encoding FAD-dependent oxidoreductase, with translation MEHARTIVVGAGMSGLAAAAALGKGHDTRVFEADREIGGYCKTVKQDGFVWDYSGHFFHFKHPEIEAWLRERMPGQEIRTIEKRSFISHSGGARRIDFPFQKNIHQLPKEELIDCLVDLYFARAPRELLGPDAPPAPAEESFKDMLYARFGRSIAEKFLIPYNEKLYACDLGRLDKDAMGRFFPHADLTAIVRNMRAPDNSSYNATFTYPEGGAIEYVRAVASEVAPSALALSEPVTRIDLDAKVVTTPRRQVSFDRLISSAPLNRLAALTGIEHDASVFSWNKVLVWNLGFDRKGPDDVHWMYYPDRATSFYRIGFYDNIFGADRMSLYVELGYPADAKVDAEGMRARVLADLEREGIVAGHELVSSHSVVMDPAYVHITRESIAETDRLRAELGKRHVHSIGRYGGWTYCSIEDNIVEARALCAELGA, from the coding sequence ATGGAGCACGCGCGCACGATCGTCGTGGGGGCTGGCATGAGCGGGCTCGCGGCCGCCGCCGCCCTCGGCAAGGGGCACGACACCCGAGTCTTCGAGGCCGACCGCGAGATCGGAGGGTACTGCAAGACCGTCAAGCAAGACGGCTTCGTGTGGGACTACTCGGGGCATTTCTTCCACTTCAAGCACCCTGAAATCGAGGCCTGGCTGCGCGAGCGAATGCCGGGCCAGGAGATCCGCACGATCGAGAAGCGGAGCTTCATTTCTCACTCGGGCGGCGCGCGGCGCATCGACTTCCCGTTCCAAAAGAACATCCACCAGCTGCCGAAGGAGGAGCTCATCGACTGCCTGGTCGATCTCTACTTCGCCCGCGCGCCGCGCGAGCTGCTCGGCCCCGACGCTCCGCCGGCGCCCGCCGAGGAGAGCTTCAAGGACATGCTCTACGCCCGCTTCGGGCGCTCGATCGCCGAGAAGTTCCTCATCCCTTACAACGAGAAGCTCTACGCGTGCGATCTCGGCCGCCTCGACAAAGACGCGATGGGGCGGTTCTTCCCCCACGCGGACCTCACGGCGATCGTGCGCAACATGCGCGCGCCCGACAACAGCTCGTACAACGCGACCTTCACCTACCCCGAGGGCGGCGCCATCGAGTACGTGCGGGCCGTCGCGAGCGAGGTCGCGCCCTCCGCGCTCGCGCTGTCGGAGCCCGTCACGCGCATCGACCTCGACGCGAAGGTCGTCACCACCCCGCGCCGGCAGGTGAGCTTCGACCGGCTCATCTCGTCGGCCCCGCTGAACCGCCTCGCGGCGCTCACCGGGATAGAGCACGACGCGTCGGTGTTCTCGTGGAACAAAGTGCTCGTGTGGAACCTGGGGTTCGACCGAAAGGGCCCCGACGACGTGCACTGGATGTACTACCCGGACCGCGCCACCTCGTTCTACCGCATCGGCTTCTACGACAACATCTTCGGCGCCGACCGCATGAGCCTCTACGTGGAGCTCGGGTATCCCGCTGACGCCAAGGTCGACGCCGAGGGCATGCGCGCGCGCGTGCTGGCCGACCTCGAGCGCGAGGGCATCGTCGCTGGTCACGAGCTCGTGTCCTCGCACAGCGTGGTGATGGACCCTGCTTACGTGCATATTACACGCGAATCCATCGCCGAGACCGATCGCCTGCGGGCCGAGCTCGGCAAGCGCCACGTGCATTCGATTGGCCGTTACGGGGGGTGGACCTACTGTTCTATCGAGGACAACATCGTCGAGGCGCGCGCGCTCTGCGCGGAGCTCGGCGCGTGA
- a CDS encoding winged helix DNA-binding protein has protein sequence MEKRARAPKAPKPSPRAPAEPAEPAKSEGVAAPGADGASTTQLVLHAGRLLGDLTVRRMRVQFPGFRASHGRLLPLLEAGTARLSDLSQRLGVSKQAAGQLVEELESEGLVQREADPADRRARRVRLTPRGKRVVADVRGLHASFDAALEARLGARDRAAAVAAMLELSRWAESAAHGPSAD, from the coding sequence ATGGAAAAACGCGCGCGCGCCCCGAAGGCACCGAAGCCGAGCCCCCGAGCCCCCGCGGAGCCCGCGGAGCCTGCGAAGTCTGAAGGCGTCGCCGCGCCCGGCGCCGACGGCGCGAGCACGACGCAGCTCGTGCTGCACGCGGGCCGCCTCCTCGGCGATCTCACGGTGCGCCGCATGCGCGTCCAGTTCCCCGGATTCCGCGCCTCGCACGGGCGGCTCCTTCCGCTCCTCGAGGCCGGCACCGCTCGCCTCAGCGACCTGTCGCAGCGGCTCGGCGTGAGCAAGCAGGCGGCCGGGCAGCTCGTCGAAGAGCTCGAGTCCGAGGGCTTGGTCCAGCGGGAGGCCGACCCCGCGGATCGCCGCGCCCGCCGTGTCCGCCTCACGCCGCGCGGGAAGCGCGTCGTGGCGGACGTGCGCGGGCTCCACGCGTCGTTCGACGCGGCGCTCGAGGCGCGCCTCGGCGCGCGCGACCGCGCCGCTGCCGTGGCGGCGATGCTCGAGCTGTCTCGCTGGGCGGAGAGCGCGGCGCACGGGCCTTCGGCTGACTAG
- a CDS encoding DUF3160 domain-containing protein yields MPRSQGRPKSLVPRTRSARALSLVLALGALGAWPLACASTPPSPAASVPSREAPLADAGTPHARACVAWHTAASAPTAPPDESAPARRATPEHAQDRCETADSNLATAEQAILALDRADTSADAVRAWPPWDHKSAPEHGQAVARRFAFTRAESAALRDRGFVVLSRVPSTTFAFGLHEVYQSQLPLYVSADAILHAVYASNDRLIADIEAGLLRDRLGRALSAMHCALAASGDTYPLDISRDIDIYLTVARSLLADEAVPSVLGTDAEVSALVGAAKAGAALAQVDLFGRSRLIDWTQLTPRGHYADPAPSADATNATEGGPARPRLAPFFRAAMWLARLEWNLVSRSSRSSQQGALDPRETPREAIDALAVADLAERAGALPDLDAIDRAWTLLAGRREDVSIADLLRLKQKAGIARVDLGAFDALKAAIGNDFERTARTHPMAEGAKNLPAIATLLGPRVTADAAAFRPLIHTEVNGRYLPAAGDVAYVLGLDRGKAALADDFAKFPALGAQLEAARGVLGTAKDAGDLYGAWLGALRGVAATPRGVVPSFMKTTAYDDLRMNTLVVGYGQLRHNYALMAAQAYDEGGCEIPDGWVEPLPALYDGLTAYAERGSATLAALDPKDRLGALAYFKRLAELTRVLATIARHELAGRPLSIEEKRFLSMVVEMTPGGTGGPPRFTGWYFDLFRGREAEALTNAAFVADVATSAYTQRVLYAGASAPRMGAFVVDTGGRPRVMVGPMASGYELVGPLAARYTDQSVTEVAGKSARWAASYTAPTPAAAALAFAANLDGGGSEVPIVLRAKGALGAITIETLSHHRVPLSRAVRVVTNASLVQLKLPARGVEGIRVRVGDDSVEAFVSGPNTQLLVERGGATLLEADLAILDK; encoded by the coding sequence ATGCCGCGCAGCCAAGGTCGCCCCAAGTCGCTCGTCCCCCGCACCCGATCCGCGCGAGCCCTCAGCCTCGTGCTCGCGCTCGGCGCCCTCGGCGCGTGGCCGCTCGCGTGCGCTTCCACGCCGCCCTCGCCCGCCGCGTCGGTGCCCTCGAGAGAGGCGCCGCTCGCCGACGCCGGGACTCCACACGCGCGCGCGTGTGTGGCCTGGCACACCGCAGCGAGCGCGCCCACCGCCCCGCCCGACGAGAGCGCCCCGGCCCGGCGCGCCACCCCGGAGCACGCCCAGGATCGGTGCGAGACCGCCGACTCGAACCTCGCCACGGCCGAGCAGGCGATCCTCGCCCTCGACCGCGCCGACACCAGCGCCGACGCCGTGCGCGCGTGGCCCCCGTGGGACCACAAGTCCGCGCCCGAGCACGGGCAGGCCGTGGCGCGGCGGTTCGCCTTCACCCGCGCAGAGAGCGCGGCGCTCCGCGACCGCGGGTTCGTCGTGCTCTCGCGCGTGCCCAGCACCACGTTCGCCTTCGGCCTCCACGAGGTCTACCAGTCCCAACTGCCGCTCTACGTGTCGGCCGACGCGATCCTCCACGCGGTCTACGCCTCGAACGATCGGCTCATCGCCGACATCGAGGCGGGGCTCCTGCGCGATCGCCTGGGCCGCGCCCTCTCGGCGATGCACTGCGCGCTCGCCGCGAGCGGCGACACGTATCCTCTGGATATTTCACGTGATATCGACATCTATTTGACGGTCGCGCGATCGCTGTTGGCGGACGAGGCCGTGCCCAGCGTGCTCGGGACCGACGCGGAGGTGAGCGCGCTCGTCGGCGCGGCGAAGGCGGGCGCGGCGCTCGCGCAGGTCGACCTCTTCGGGCGCTCGCGGCTCATCGACTGGACGCAGCTCACACCTCGCGGTCACTACGCGGACCCCGCGCCGAGCGCCGACGCGACGAACGCGACCGAGGGCGGGCCCGCGCGACCGCGGCTCGCGCCGTTCTTCCGCGCCGCCATGTGGCTCGCGCGGTTGGAGTGGAACCTCGTGTCGCGCTCGTCGCGGAGCTCGCAGCAGGGTGCGCTCGACCCGCGCGAGACGCCCCGCGAGGCGATCGACGCGCTCGCCGTCGCAGACCTGGCCGAGCGCGCGGGAGCGCTCCCGGACCTCGACGCGATCGACCGCGCGTGGACGCTGCTCGCCGGTCGGCGCGAAGACGTCTCGATCGCCGATCTCCTTCGGCTGAAGCAGAAGGCGGGCATCGCGCGCGTCGACCTCGGCGCCTTCGACGCGCTGAAGGCGGCCATCGGGAACGATTTCGAGCGCACCGCCCGCACCCACCCCATGGCCGAGGGAGCGAAGAACCTCCCGGCGATCGCCACGCTCCTCGGGCCGCGAGTGACCGCCGACGCGGCCGCGTTCCGCCCCCTCATCCACACCGAGGTGAACGGCCGGTACCTCCCGGCCGCGGGCGACGTCGCGTACGTGCTCGGCCTCGATCGCGGCAAGGCCGCCCTCGCCGACGATTTCGCGAAGTTCCCGGCGCTCGGGGCGCAGCTCGAGGCAGCACGCGGCGTCCTCGGGACCGCGAAAGACGCGGGCGATCTCTACGGCGCGTGGCTCGGCGCCCTCCGCGGCGTGGCGGCGACGCCCCGCGGGGTCGTGCCCTCGTTCATGAAGACGACCGCCTACGACGACCTGCGCATGAACACGCTCGTGGTGGGCTACGGCCAGCTCCGCCACAACTACGCGCTCATGGCCGCGCAGGCCTACGACGAGGGGGGCTGCGAGATCCCGGACGGGTGGGTCGAGCCCCTGCCCGCGCTCTACGACGGGCTCACGGCCTACGCCGAGCGCGGCAGCGCGACCCTCGCGGCGCTCGATCCCAAAGACCGGCTCGGGGCGCTCGCCTACTTCAAGCGCCTCGCGGAGCTCACGCGGGTGCTGGCCACGATCGCGCGGCACGAGCTCGCGGGGCGCCCGCTCTCGATCGAGGAGAAGCGCTTCCTCTCGATGGTCGTCGAGATGACGCCCGGCGGCACGGGAGGCCCGCCCCGGTTCACCGGCTGGTACTTCGACCTCTTCCGCGGGAGAGAGGCCGAGGCGCTCACGAACGCGGCGTTCGTCGCCGACGTCGCCACCTCCGCGTACACGCAGCGCGTGCTCTACGCCGGCGCGAGCGCGCCCCGGATGGGGGCCTTCGTGGTCGACACCGGCGGGCGGCCGCGCGTGATGGTGGGCCCCATGGCGAGCGGCTACGAGCTCGTGGGGCCGCTGGCGGCACGCTACACGGACCAGTCGGTCACCGAGGTCGCCGGAAAGAGCGCGCGCTGGGCGGCGTCGTACACGGCGCCCACGCCTGCCGCGGCCGCCCTCGCGTTCGCGGCCAACCTCGACGGCGGCGGCAGCGAAGTGCCGATCGTGCTGCGCGCGAAGGGGGCGCTCGGAGCGATCACGATCGAGACCCTGAGCCACCACCGAGTGCCCCTCAGCCGCGCCGTACGGGTCGTGACGAACGCGAGCCTGGTCCAGCTGAAGCTCCCGGCGCGGGGCGTGGAGGGCATACGTGTTCGCGTCGGCGACGACTCGGTCGAGGCGTTCGTCTCGGGCCCGAACACCCAGCTGCTCGTCGAGCGCGGCGGCGCGACGTTGCTCGAGGCGGATCTCGCAATACTGGACAAGTAG
- a CDS encoding GNAT family N-acetyltransferase, which produces MSDARTDRACPANVDLRQVVEVDLPALFEHQHDPEAARVAVVTPRSRAEFDAHWGRLLRSPPPGLVARAIEADGVLVGMINCFRRLGLPEEGARVGPSGEVEGELDFVGYWIARAHWGRGIATRALAAILREVTVRPVHARAATSNRASLRVLERGGFQVIGYRRSSEGDTRFPVCEEALLRLDTRPD; this is translated from the coding sequence GTGTCCGACGCCCGCACCGACCGCGCGTGCCCCGCGAACGTCGACCTTCGCCAGGTCGTCGAGGTCGACCTGCCCGCCCTCTTCGAGCACCAGCACGATCCCGAGGCCGCCCGCGTGGCCGTGGTGACCCCGCGCTCGCGGGCCGAATTCGATGCACACTGGGGACGGCTGCTGCGTTCACCGCCTCCAGGGCTCGTGGCGCGGGCGATCGAAGCCGACGGCGTCCTCGTCGGGATGATCAACTGCTTCCGGCGGCTCGGGCTGCCGGAGGAAGGCGCGCGCGTGGGTCCCTCCGGCGAGGTCGAGGGGGAGCTCGACTTCGTGGGGTATTGGATCGCACGAGCGCACTGGGGCCGCGGCATCGCCACGCGGGCGCTCGCGGCGATCCTGCGGGAGGTCACGGTGCGTCCAGTCCACGCGCGCGCGGCCACCTCGAACCGCGCTTCACTTCGCGTGCTGGAGCGAGGTGGCTTCCAGGTCATCGGGTATCGGCGATCGTCCGAGGGCGACACGCGGTTTCCCGTGTGCGAAGAGGCGCTGCTGCGACTGGACACGCGGCCCGACTGA